A part of Caretta caretta isolate rCarCar2 chromosome 1, rCarCar1.hap1, whole genome shotgun sequence genomic DNA contains:
- the LOC125631128 gene encoding olfactory receptor 52E8-like gives MSDSNTTDFSSPSTFILLGIPGLQAAHVWISIPFFIMYIIAILGNFTILFIVKTEPRLHVPMYYFLCMLAVTDLVLSTSTVPKMLSIFWFNSREIDFSLCLTQLYFIHCCIVMESGIIVAMALDRYVAICDPLRHSTALSNCFVAKIGLAMVLHGSILALPYPFLARRWPYCKTNIISHTYCEHIAVVKLACADIRISSYYGLSVAFLRTGLDVSFIAVSYIQILRAIFSLPTKDARLKTFGTCGSHLCVILAFYIPALFSFLTHRFGHNVPPHFHILMANMYILLPTMLNPIIYGVRTKQIWDRLLWYIIHME, from the coding sequence atgtcagattccaacacaactgacttctccagcccctccaccttcatcctgctgggcattcctggcctgcaGGCAGCCCacgtctggatctccatccccttctttaTCATGTACATCATAGccatcttggggaacttcaccatcctgttTATCGTGAAGACAGAGCCGAGGCTCCATGtgcccatgtactatttcctctgcatgctggctgtCACCGACCTGGTCCTGTCTACATCCACCGtgcccaaaatgctgagcatcttctggttcaattccagggagataGATTTTAGTTTGTGcctcacccagctctacttcatTCACTGCTGTATAGTGATGGAGTCTGGAATCATCGTGGCCATGGCTTTGGATCGCTATGTGGCCATCTGTGATCCTCTGAGACATTCCACCGCTCTGAGCAACTGCTTTGTGGCCAAGATCGGCCTGGCCATGGTGCTGCATGGCAGCATTCTTGCACTGCCCTATCCTTTCCTGGCAAGGCGGTGGCCATATTGTAAAACCAACATCATCTCCCACACATACTGCGAGCACATAGCCGTGGTGAAGCTGGCCTGCGCTGACATACGCATCAGTAGTTACTACGGCCTCTCTGTGGCATTCTTGAGGACTGGTCTGGATGTGTCTTTTATCGCTGTGTCCTATatccagatcctcagggccatcttcagcctccccacaaaggatgCCCGTCTCAAGACTTTTGGgacctgtggctcccacctctgtgtcatTTTAGCATTTTATATCCcagctctcttctccttcctcacacACAGGTTTGGTCACAATGTGCCCCCGCATTTCCACATTCTCATGGCCAACATGTACATTCTACTGCCCACCATGCTAAACCCCATCATCTATGGGGTGAGGACCAAACAGATCTGGGACAGGTTACTCTGGTACATTATTCATATGGAATAA